A region of Streptomyces sp. NBC_01750 DNA encodes the following proteins:
- a CDS encoding antibiotic biosynthesis monooxygenase family protein, with the protein MSIKPVAAHDPPYYTVVFTSVQTERPEGYGETAERMKKLVEGVPGFLGYESARTPGGLGITVGYFRDEEAIATWQRNLEHQAAQKRGRAEWYESYSVHVGKVERSYCFERD; encoded by the coding sequence ATGAGCATCAAACCTGTCGCGGCACATGATCCGCCGTACTACACCGTGGTTTTCACCTCCGTTCAGACGGAGCGGCCCGAGGGGTACGGCGAGACCGCCGAGCGCATGAAGAAACTGGTGGAAGGGGTACCTGGGTTCCTCGGGTACGAGTCGGCGCGGACGCCCGGTGGGCTCGGGATCACCGTCGGGTACTTCAGGGACGAGGAAGCCATCGCCACCTGGCAGCGGAATCTGGAGCACCAGGCCGCGCAGAAGCGCGGACGGGCCGAGTGGTACGAGAGCTACAGCGTCCATGTGGGCAAGGTGGAGCGGAGTTACTGCTTTGAGCGGGACTGA
- a CDS encoding DUF2797 domain-containing protein has product MAWRCAGLGWPRGTRMPVLEWEGGRISPLTAGKELGFRAEGQRRCVGARGNPCPTRTVVSGRATQARCAECARLDRAHSVAADTIADDPRTYRVYLAWFGPGMVKVGITAEERGAARLLEQGAVVFSWLGRGPLMAARRTEELLRTALGVPDRIPYAAKRAVRAALPAAVERAAEIEELHRRAVGLEGWAESLERMDFEAVDHAEVFGLDGLSAATGVVRELVDGGVVAGLLVAAAGPDLHLRTAGEGLVVVDTRLMTGWGLIGADSDAGVTVPLVDMAGPGAVQDGLF; this is encoded by the coding sequence ATGGCGTGGCGGTGTGCGGGGCTCGGCTGGCCGCGCGGGACGCGGATGCCCGTGCTCGAGTGGGAGGGCGGGCGGATCAGTCCGCTGACCGCCGGGAAAGAGCTGGGCTTCCGGGCCGAGGGGCAGCGGCGGTGTGTCGGAGCGCGGGGGAATCCCTGTCCCACGCGGACCGTTGTCTCCGGGCGGGCGACGCAGGCGCGGTGTGCGGAGTGCGCGCGGCTGGACCGGGCGCACTCGGTGGCCGCCGACACGATCGCCGACGACCCGCGGACGTACCGCGTGTATCTCGCGTGGTTCGGACCCGGCATGGTCAAGGTCGGGATCACCGCCGAGGAGCGCGGCGCGGCGCGGCTGCTGGAGCAGGGGGCCGTGGTCTTCAGCTGGCTGGGGCGCGGACCGCTGATGGCGGCCCGGCGGACCGAGGAGCTGCTGCGCACGGCGCTCGGCGTGCCGGACCGGATTCCGTACGCGGCCAAGCGGGCGGTACGGGCCGCGCTGCCGGCCGCGGTCGAGCGGGCGGCGGAGATCGAAGAGCTGCACCGGCGCGCGGTCGGCCTTGAGGGGTGGGCGGAGTCGCTGGAGCGGATGGACTTCGAGGCGGTCGATCACGCCGAGGTGTTCGGGCTCGATGGGCTGTCGGCCGCGACCGGGGTGGTGCGCGAGCTGGTGGACGGCGGGGTGGTCGCGGGGTTGCTGGTGGCGGCCGCCGGGCCTGATCTGCATCTGCGGACGGCGGGGGAGGGGCTGGTGGTGGTCGATACGCGGCTGATGACCGGATGGGGCTTGATCGGTGCCGACAGCGATGCCGGGGTGACGGTGCCCCTCGTCGACATGGCCGGTCCCGGCGCCGTGCAGGACGGGCTCTTCTGA
- a CDS encoding DUF3291 domain-containing protein yields MPTLPWVTPNPVPPGAQAFVMASRFEVRSFADVPRFFWKSLAAWRQVRSAPGAFGASLIAQPAKRVFFTLSAWESRDALYAYARTEPHRGIMTGLRATMRDSTFTFWEVPVEQLPIGWDEAKRRIAEQARTDGGA; encoded by the coding sequence ATGCCCACGCTCCCCTGGGTCACCCCGAACCCCGTTCCGCCAGGCGCTCAGGCGTTTGTCATGGCCTCCCGCTTCGAGGTGCGCTCCTTCGCGGACGTACCGCGTTTCTTCTGGAAGTCGCTCGCCGCCTGGCGGCAGGTGCGGTCCGCGCCGGGAGCCTTTGGCGCATCCCTCATCGCCCAGCCGGCGAAGCGCGTCTTCTTCACGCTGTCCGCGTGGGAGAGCCGGGACGCCCTCTATGCGTACGCGAGGACCGAACCGCATCGCGGGATCATGACCGGGTTGCGCGCGACCATGCGCGACTCGACCTTCACATTCTGGGAAGTCCCGGTGGAGCAGCTGCCGATCGGTTGGGACGAGGCCAAGCGGCGTATCGCGGAGCAGGCGCGGACCGACGGCGGAGCCTGA
- a CDS encoding MerR family transcriptional regulator, whose product MRISELSRRSGVPITTIKHYLREGLLPPGRATAATQAEYEESHIRRLRLIRALIGVRGLSVNATRELLTAVSEHEADTHQVLGLVLGARPVTGTEPGTGKEDDRPGSADADALLTEMGWQVSAHAPAKGVIADTLETLRSLGVDYDWRSLVPYATLAERTAAHDLDQLDDTTDPLERAERALLLTVLLEPALLALRRLAQEDESAKRYGG is encoded by the coding sequence ATGCGAATTTCCGAGCTGAGCCGCCGCAGCGGGGTGCCGATCACGACGATCAAGCACTACCTCCGGGAGGGACTGCTGCCTCCCGGACGGGCGACAGCCGCGACCCAGGCCGAGTACGAGGAGTCGCACATTCGCCGCCTCCGGCTGATCCGCGCCCTCATCGGAGTACGAGGGCTGTCGGTCAACGCCACCAGGGAGCTGCTGACCGCCGTGTCCGAGCATGAAGCCGACACCCACCAGGTGCTCGGCCTCGTCCTCGGCGCCAGGCCGGTCACCGGGACGGAGCCCGGGACCGGGAAGGAGGACGACCGGCCCGGCAGCGCGGACGCGGATGCGCTGCTGACGGAAATGGGCTGGCAGGTCTCGGCACACGCCCCGGCCAAGGGCGTCATCGCCGACACCCTGGAAACCTTGCGATCACTCGGGGTCGACTACGACTGGCGGTCCCTTGTGCCCTACGCGACTCTCGCCGAGCGCACCGCCGCCCACGATCTCGACCAACTGGACGACACCACCGACCCCCTGGAACGGGCCGAACGAGCCCTGCTGCTGACCGTGTTGCTGGAGCCCGCCCTCCTGGCGCTGCGACGCCTCGCACAGGAGGACGAGTCGGCCAAAAGGTACGGCGGCTGA
- a CDS encoding SSI family serine proteinase inhibitor, which yields MLRHLVLTATASLAVLGAAIPAAGAAPLPLLTAPDQLTVIVSETGNTRTDGRYELECGPAGGTHPSAQAACDRLDQLGREGQDPFAPVPADQMCTEQMGGPATARITGTWQGRSVDATFSRANGCEISRWQTMEPVLPNTRS from the coding sequence ATGCTGCGCCACCTCGTCCTCACCGCAACCGCGTCACTCGCCGTGCTTGGCGCCGCCATCCCCGCCGCCGGCGCGGCGCCCCTTCCCCTGCTGACGGCTCCGGACCAGCTCACCGTGATCGTCTCCGAGACCGGGAACACGCGGACCGACGGACGGTACGAGCTGGAGTGCGGGCCCGCCGGCGGGACACACCCCTCGGCTCAGGCCGCCTGCGACCGGCTGGACCAGCTGGGGCGGGAGGGGCAGGATCCCTTCGCGCCGGTGCCCGCGGACCAGATGTGCACCGAGCAGATGGGCGGGCCGGCCACGGCACGCATTACCGGAACCTGGCAGGGGCGGTCCGTCGACGCCACCTTCAGCCGGGCCAACGGCTGCGAAATCTCGCGCTGGCAGACGATGGAACCAGTACTGCCGAACACCAGGTCATAG
- a CDS encoding PAS domain-containing protein, which yields MSSRPSRGAARLAAILDALPDGLVLVNCNGTVVNANTIALELFETPGTALVGRGLLDLLPSFDSRLIPGSMRRPEAADERGRTKPARMVARRTDGSEFPVEVTSASLEDGQDAYASSAGYTGDELLMLVVRDLSGTVDTEAELARSQRQTEMILRAASEGVVGTDTDGRVVLVNPAAAQILGFRASDLGGQELHPLILHSRADGEPFTYEESPLADTLKSGRKHRVRGQVLWAKNGSKVAVDLTTAPVRDGDQLVGAVMTFTDRRPYEELEQQHAAELAETTERFTDEIAETTERLTAELADKSERYAAEIEGRAERYEELAARHAQLTAVLGESLRGPLEELRAELGTLAADPAGQLWPEANQILHHLAAGYARMTTLVDNVLGYQRLDTGAEELNKANVLLDAVVAAGVEGAIDLIGPGRAQFAVHAPRIEAEVDGARLATALAHLVADVAGVDSTGKARVVPGGGYVDSTVVVAAAQRGEVVRIEVRGPFAGGDPVHEPIVRGIVRAHGGVLQTHEVPGMSGSAYVLEVPLGEGAGTVTAPQEAGPEAGALALPEQPTGSAPGTSGGGGRRRARRASTDAFLESPVAMEDPVAAQPTGRRRGHAEEPQQELIPAQDSGSRSSPGPGSGSGNGSGSGGTGRRRGRPSPAEQTATPAAVAAGTLEPAAGSVVTAAEGAASTGRAALGQTVPPQGVPVDAQGSGPSGRRARRGGESGLPELSAAPAAASAAPAEARPAGRRARRALAAAPAEVENGRSAFALPPAEADRVQPVQPTAGEADASLPGRHDAVRTEPGTDHHTPPQQHPEPTGRRRARTEEAQQLPARASEGLQAPGPAGQMPAAAQPEWAENGSSGTGLAAITSGGRQTTAAADSIGQHSAADDEAAVESVKETVQDTGSVSLPLPLPAEAPAPPVPARAAQPLPAEAPVSADSTQGRAFSVRTLGQGVPFSQQIAQQQNQTLGAGRRRKLATPPDGERPEPAARPHPQAPAQNGSRLPTAQAEGRAYAIGAPDEGAEGPEPLDGPGGAIEVANRPQPQPVDDELPPEPLDNPRRLLVWPAPDVSTQQALSDRGYRPVVVHSREEVDAQIAAFPAALFVDPLTGPITRTALQSLRQAAVAAEVPVLVTAGLGQATREAAYGADPAVLLKALAPRDSEQHPSRVLLIEEHEEIALALTATLERRGMQVARAGADTDAVTLASQMRPNLVVMDLMQVRRRRAGIIDWLRANGRLNRTPLVVYTSAGLDQAELPRLSSGETVLFLAERSTSSEVQARIVDLLAKIGTN from the coding sequence GTGAGCAGCAGGCCATCCCGAGGCGCTGCTCGCCTCGCAGCCATACTCGACGCCCTTCCTGATGGGCTCGTGCTCGTCAACTGCAATGGCACCGTCGTCAATGCCAACACCATCGCCCTCGAACTCTTCGAGACCCCCGGCACCGCCCTCGTCGGACGCGGCCTGCTCGATCTGCTGCCCTCCTTCGACTCCCGGCTGATTCCCGGCTCCATGCGCCGGCCCGAGGCCGCGGACGAGCGGGGCCGCACCAAGCCGGCCCGGATGGTCGCGCGGCGCACGGACGGCAGTGAGTTCCCGGTCGAGGTGACCAGCGCGAGCCTTGAGGACGGGCAGGATGCCTATGCCTCGTCCGCCGGATACACCGGCGACGAGCTGCTGATGCTCGTCGTGCGGGACCTGTCGGGCACCGTGGACACCGAAGCGGAGCTGGCGCGTTCGCAGCGCCAGACCGAGATGATCCTGCGGGCGGCGTCCGAGGGCGTCGTCGGTACGGACACCGACGGGCGGGTCGTCCTGGTCAATCCGGCCGCCGCGCAGATCCTCGGGTTCCGGGCGAGCGACCTAGGCGGCCAGGAGCTTCACCCGCTGATCCTGCACTCGCGCGCGGACGGCGAGCCGTTCACCTACGAGGAATCGCCGCTCGCGGACACGCTCAAGTCCGGCCGCAAGCATCGGGTGCGCGGGCAGGTGCTGTGGGCGAAGAACGGCTCGAAGGTGGCTGTCGATCTGACGACCGCGCCGGTACGGGACGGGGACCAGCTCGTCGGCGCGGTGATGACCTTCACCGACCGGCGTCCGTACGAGGAGCTGGAACAGCAGCACGCGGCGGAACTCGCGGAGACAACCGAACGGTTCACGGACGAGATCGCGGAGACCACCGAGCGGCTCACGGCCGAGCTGGCGGACAAGTCGGAGCGGTACGCCGCCGAGATCGAGGGGCGCGCCGAGCGGTACGAGGAGCTGGCCGCCCGGCATGCCCAGCTGACCGCCGTGCTCGGCGAGTCGCTGCGCGGGCCGCTGGAGGAACTGCGCGCCGAACTGGGCACGCTGGCCGCCGACCCGGCCGGGCAGCTGTGGCCCGAGGCGAACCAGATCCTGCACCATCTTGCTGCCGGTTATGCCCGGATGACGACGCTTGTCGACAATGTGCTCGGCTATCAGCGGCTCGACACGGGCGCGGAAGAGCTGAACAAGGCGAACGTGCTGCTCGACGCGGTGGTCGCGGCCGGGGTGGAGGGCGCGATCGATCTGATCGGGCCCGGACGGGCGCAGTTCGCGGTGCACGCGCCGCGGATAGAGGCCGAGGTGGACGGAGCCCGGCTGGCGACAGCCCTCGCGCATCTGGTCGCGGACGTGGCCGGGGTCGACTCGACCGGCAAGGCCCGGGTGGTTCCGGGCGGCGGGTACGTGGACTCGACGGTCGTGGTGGCGGCGGCGCAGCGCGGTGAGGTCGTACGGATCGAGGTGCGGGGGCCGTTCGCCGGGGGAGACCCGGTGCACGAGCCGATCGTGCGCGGGATCGTACGGGCGCACGGAGGCGTGCTGCAGACGCACGAGGTGCCGGGCATGAGCGGCAGCGCGTACGTCCTGGAGGTGCCGCTCGGCGAGGGCGCGGGGACCGTGACGGCGCCGCAGGAGGCGGGTCCGGAGGCCGGTGCGCTCGCGCTGCCGGAGCAGCCGACGGGATCCGCGCCGGGTACGTCCGGCGGGGGCGGGCGACGGCGAGCGCGGCGAGCCTCTACGGACGCGTTCCTGGAGAGCCCCGTGGCCATGGAGGACCCCGTGGCGGCGCAGCCGACCGGGCGTCGCCGGGGCCATGCGGAGGAGCCTCAGCAGGAACTGATCCCGGCCCAGGATTCGGGTTCGCGTTCGAGTCCCGGTCCCGGGAGTGGCTCAGGGAACGGCTCGGGCAGTGGTGGAACCGGGCGGCGGCGTGGGCGGCCGAGCCCGGCCGAACAGACCGCGACGCCTGCCGCGGTTGCCGCGGGGACCCTTGAGCCGGCCGCGGGTTCGGTGGTGACGGCCGCGGAGGGCGCGGCGTCGACCGGACGCGCGGCGCTCGGCCAGACGGTGCCGCCGCAGGGCGTGCCCGTCGACGCACAGGGTTCGGGCCCGTCGGGGCGGCGCGCGCGGCGTGGTGGCGAGAGCGGGCTGCCCGAGCTGTCTGCCGCACCGGCTGCCGCTTCCGCCGCTCCGGCCGAAGCACGGCCGGCCGGGCGGCGGGCCAGGCGGGCACTGGCGGCCGCTCCGGCCGAGGTGGAGAACGGCCGCAGCGCGTTCGCTCTCCCGCCGGCCGAGGCGGACCGGGTCCAGCCGGTTCAGCCGACGGCCGGTGAGGCGGATGCCTCGCTGCCGGGCCGGCACGATGCCGTGCGCACCGAGCCGGGCACCGACCACCACACACCGCCGCAGCAGCACCCCGAACCGACCGGCCGCCGTCGGGCCCGCACGGAGGAGGCTCAGCAGCTGCCGGCCCGGGCGTCCGAAGGCCTTCAGGCCCCCGGACCGGCCGGGCAGATGCCCGCCGCCGCGCAGCCGGAATGGGCGGAGAACGGCTCATCGGGCACCGGCCTCGCCGCGATCACCTCGGGCGGTCGGCAGACGACCGCCGCCGCCGACTCGATCGGTCAGCACTCGGCCGCGGACGACGAAGCCGCTGTGGAGAGCGTGAAGGAGACCGTCCAGGACACCGGTTCCGTATCCCTGCCGCTGCCACTGCCTGCCGAAGCGCCTGCGCCGCCGGTTCCCGCGCGCGCCGCGCAGCCCCTGCCCGCCGAGGCCCCGGTCTCGGCCGACTCGACGCAGGGCCGTGCGTTCAGCGTGCGCACGCTCGGTCAGGGCGTGCCGTTCTCGCAGCAGATCGCTCAGCAGCAGAACCAGACGCTCGGCGCCGGCCGCCGCCGCAAGCTGGCCACGCCGCCGGACGGTGAGCGGCCCGAACCCGCCGCGCGTCCGCATCCGCAGGCTCCCGCGCAGAACGGGTCGCGGCTGCCCACCGCGCAGGCCGAAGGCCGGGCATACGCGATCGGCGCGCCCGACGAGGGCGCGGAGGGCCCCGAGCCGCTGGACGGCCCGGGTGGCGCGATCGAGGTGGCCAACCGGCCCCAGCCGCAGCCCGTCGACGACGAACTGCCCCCGGAGCCGCTGGACAACCCGCGCCGGCTGCTGGTCTGGCCCGCGCCCGACGTCTCCACGCAGCAGGCGTTGAGCGACCGCGGCTACCGCCCGGTGGTCGTGCATTCGCGCGAGGAGGTCGACGCGCAGATCGCGGCCTTCCCGGCGGCGCTCTTCGTCGACCCGCTGACCGGACCGATCACGCGGACCGCGCTCCAGTCCCTGCGCCAGGCCGCGGTGGCCGCGGAGGTGCCGGTGCTCGTGACGGCGGGCCTCGGGCAGGCGACGCGGGAGGCCGCGTACGGCGCGGATCCTGCCGTACTGCTCAAGGCGCTGGCTCCGCGCGACAGCGAACAGCACCCCTCGCGCGTGCTGTTGATCGAGGAGCACGAGGAGATCGCGCTCGCGCTGACGGCCACGCTGGAGCGGCGCGGCATGCAGGTCGCCCGGGCGGGCGCGGACACGGACGCGGTCACGCTCGCATCCCAGATGCGGCCGAACCTGGTGGTGATGGACCTGATGCAGGTACGCCGTCGGCGTGCGGGGATCATCGACTGGCTGCGCGCGAACGGCCGGCTGAACCGCACCCCGCTGGTCGTCTACACCTCGGCGGGCCTCGACCAGGCGGAACTGCCACGACTCTCGTCGGGCGAGACAGTGCTCTTCCTCGCGGAACGCTCCACGAGCAGCGAGGTCCAGGCCCGCATCGTGGATCTGCTGGCAAAAATCGGCACGAACTGA
- a CDS encoding long-chain fatty acid--CoA ligase produces the protein MLSTMQDVPLTVTRILQHGMTIHGKSQVTTWTGEAEPQRRSFAEIGERATRLANALRDGLGIVGDQRVATLMWNNAEHVEAYFAIPSMGAVLHTLNLRLPAEQLVWVVNHAADRAVIVNGSLLPLLAPLLPQMPTIEHIVVTGPGDRALLAGTSAQVHEYEELIAGRPTTFDWPELDERAAAAMCYTSGTTGDPKGVVYSHRSLYLHSMQVNMTESMGLTDRDTTLVVVPQFHVNAWGLPHATFMTGINMLMPDRFLQPAPLAEMIEREKPSHAAAVPTIWQGLLAEVTANPRDLSSMKQVTIGGSACPPALMEAYDKLGVRVCHAWGMTETSPLGTMAHPPAGLSAEEEWPYRITQGRFPAGVEARLVGPGGEFLPWDGQSAGELEVRGTWIAGAYYGGAGGDDFKPEDKFSEDGWLKTGDVGVISPDGFLTLTDRAKDVIKSGGEWISSVELENALMAHPEVAEAAVVAVPDDKWGERPLATVVLKEGSSADYGTLKAFLAEKLAKWQLPERWATVPAVPKTSVGKFDKKVIRRQYADGELDVTQL, from the coding sequence GTGCTGAGCACCATGCAGGACGTACCGCTGACTGTGACCCGCATCCTTCAGCATGGGATGACGATCCATGGAAAGTCGCAGGTCACCACCTGGACGGGGGAGGCCGAGCCGCAGCGCCGCAGTTTCGCGGAGATTGGCGAGCGGGCGACCCGACTGGCCAATGCCCTGCGTGACGGACTCGGAATCGTAGGCGACCAGCGCGTCGCGACGCTCATGTGGAACAACGCCGAGCACGTCGAGGCGTACTTCGCGATTCCCTCCATGGGCGCCGTGCTGCACACCCTCAACCTCCGCCTGCCCGCGGAGCAGCTGGTGTGGGTCGTCAATCACGCCGCCGACCGCGCGGTCATCGTCAACGGCTCGCTGCTGCCGCTGCTCGCGCCGCTGCTGCCGCAGATGCCGACGATCGAGCACATCGTTGTAACCGGACCCGGCGACCGCGCCCTGCTCGCCGGCACATCGGCGCAGGTGCACGAGTACGAGGAACTGATCGCCGGCCGGCCGACCACCTTCGACTGGCCGGAGCTGGACGAGCGCGCCGCGGCCGCCATGTGTTACACCTCGGGCACCACCGGCGACCCCAAGGGCGTCGTCTACTCCCACCGCTCCCTGTATCTGCACTCCATGCAGGTCAACATGACCGAGTCGATGGGGCTGACCGATCGTGACACGACGCTCGTGGTGGTCCCGCAGTTCCATGTCAACGCATGGGGCCTGCCGCACGCCACGTTCATGACCGGCATCAACATGCTGATGCCCGACCGCTTCCTGCAGCCCGCGCCGCTCGCCGAGATGATCGAGCGCGAGAAGCCCTCGCACGCCGCGGCCGTCCCCACCATCTGGCAGGGCCTGCTGGCCGAAGTCACCGCGAACCCCCGGGACCTGAGCTCCATGAAGCAGGTCACCATCGGCGGCTCGGCCTGCCCGCCGGCGCTGATGGAGGCGTACGACAAGCTCGGTGTGCGGGTCTGCCACGCCTGGGGCATGACGGAGACCTCCCCGCTCGGCACGATGGCCCACCCGCCGGCGGGTCTGAGCGCGGAGGAGGAGTGGCCGTACCGCATCACCCAGGGCCGATTCCCGGCGGGCGTCGAGGCCAGGCTGGTCGGCCCCGGCGGCGAGTTCCTGCCATGGGACGGGCAGTCGGCCGGTGAGCTGGAGGTGCGCGGGACCTGGATCGCGGGCGCGTACTACGGCGGCGCGGGCGGTGACGACTTCAAGCCCGAGGACAAGTTCAGCGAGGACGGCTGGCTGAAGACCGGCGATGTCGGCGTCATCAGCCCCGACGGCTTCCTGACACTGACCGACCGTGCGAAGGACGTCATCAAGTCCGGCGGCGAGTGGATCTCGAGCGTCGAGCTCGAGAACGCGCTGATGGCACACCCGGAGGTCGCGGAGGCCGCGGTTGTCGCGGTCCCGGACGACAAGTGGGGTGAGCGGCCGCTGGCGACGGTGGTGCTGAAGGAGGGCTCGAGCGCCGACTACGGGACGCTGAAGGCCTTCCTTGCCGAGAAGCTTGCCAAGTGGCAGCTGCCGGAGCGCTGGGCGACCGTGCCCGCGGTGCCGAAGACGAGCGTCGGCAAGTTCGACAAGAAGGTGATCCGCAGGCAGTACGCGGACGGCGAGCTGGACGTCACCCAGCTCTAG
- a CDS encoding SigE family RNA polymerase sigma factor: MTTPVCTSASRAAAPVPSYAPYSSFSSYVRARGPVLLRTARSLTANPSDAEDLLQTALAKTYVAWERIEDHRALDGYVRRALVNTRTSQWRKRKIDEFACDELPEPETVPTPDPAEQQALHDAMWRAVMKLPDRQRAMVVLRYYEDLSEAQTAEVLGVSVGTVKSAVSRALGKLREDPELLPVR; this comes from the coding sequence ATGACCACGCCAGTCTGCACAAGCGCTTCGAGGGCCGCCGCGCCGGTGCCGTCGTATGCGCCCTACTCATCGTTTTCGTCGTACGTACGGGCGCGGGGGCCCGTACTGCTGCGTACCGCCCGCTCGCTCACCGCGAATCCGAGCGACGCCGAGGACCTGCTGCAGACCGCGCTCGCCAAGACGTATGTCGCGTGGGAGCGGATCGAGGACCACCGGGCGCTCGACGGCTATGTCCGCCGTGCCCTGGTCAACACCCGAACTTCGCAGTGGCGCAAGCGCAAGATCGACGAGTTCGCCTGCGACGAGCTGCCCGAGCCGGAGACCGTACCCACGCCCGATCCCGCCGAGCAGCAGGCGCTGCACGACGCGATGTGGCGTGCCGTGATGAAGCTGCCGGACCGGCAGCGCGCGATGGTTGTGCTGCGGTACTACGAGGATCTCAGTGAGGCCCAGACGGCCGAGGTGCTCGGAGTGTCGGTCGGCACGGTCAAGAGCGCGGTGTCGCGGGCGCTCGGCAAGCTCCGCGAGGACCCGGAGCTGCTGCCCGTCCGCTGA
- a CDS encoding lipid-transfer protein, which yields MSISSRDALGGRAAIAGIGATEFSKDSGRSELKLVVESVHAALDDAGLSPADVDGLVTFTMDTSPEITVAQAAGIGELSFFSRIHYGGGAACATVQQAALAVAAGVAEVVVCYRAFNERSGRRFGSGVQRREPSAEGAALGWNLPFGLLTPASWVAMAAQRYLHTYGLTPEAFGHVAVTDRRHAANNPAAYFYEKPITLADHADSRWIVEPLRLLDCCQETDGGQAIVVTSAERARDLPQPPAVVVAAAQGAARAQEQMTSFYRDDLTGLPETGVVARQLWQTSGLAPGDMDVGIIYDHFTPFVLMQLEEFGFCKPGEAAEFVAADVLPLNTHGGQLGEAYLHGMNGIAEAVRQLRGTSVNQIPGAARTLVTAGTGVPTSGLILGADG from the coding sequence ATGAGCATCAGCAGCCGGGACGCGCTCGGCGGCCGGGCGGCCATCGCCGGAATCGGGGCGACCGAGTTCTCGAAGGACTCGGGCCGCAGCGAGCTCAAGCTGGTCGTCGAATCGGTGCACGCCGCCCTCGACGACGCGGGCCTCTCCCCCGCCGATGTCGACGGCCTGGTCACTTTCACCATGGACACCAGCCCCGAGATCACCGTCGCGCAGGCGGCCGGCATCGGCGAGCTGTCCTTCTTCTCCCGCATCCACTACGGCGGCGGTGCGGCCTGCGCCACCGTGCAGCAGGCCGCACTCGCCGTCGCCGCCGGCGTCGCCGAAGTCGTGGTCTGCTACCGGGCGTTCAATGAGCGTTCCGGTCGGCGCTTCGGCTCCGGCGTGCAGCGCCGGGAGCCGTCCGCCGAGGGCGCGGCGCTCGGCTGGAACCTGCCCTTCGGGCTCCTCACACCCGCCTCCTGGGTCGCCATGGCCGCCCAGCGATATCTCCATACGTACGGGCTCACGCCCGAGGCGTTCGGCCATGTCGCCGTCACCGACCGCCGCCATGCCGCGAACAACCCCGCCGCGTACTTCTACGAGAAGCCGATCACCCTCGCCGACCATGCCGACTCGCGCTGGATCGTCGAGCCGCTGCGTCTCCTTGACTGCTGCCAGGAGACCGACGGCGGCCAGGCGATCGTCGTCACCAGCGCCGAGCGTGCGCGGGATCTGCCGCAGCCGCCCGCGGTGGTCGTCGCCGCCGCGCAGGGCGCCGCCCGGGCGCAGGAGCAGATGACCAGTTTCTACCGCGACGACCTCACCGGCCTGCCGGAGACGGGCGTGGTCGCCCGTCAGCTCTGGCAGACCTCCGGGCTGGCCCCCGGCGACATGGACGTGGGCATCATCTACGACCACTTCACCCCATTCGTCCTGATGCAGTTGGAGGAGTTCGGGTTCTGCAAGCCGGGCGAGGCAGCGGAGTTCGTGGCCGCGGACGTCCTGCCGCTGAACACACACGGCGGTCAGCTCGGCGAGGCGTACCTGCACGGGATGAACGGCATCGCGGAGGCGGTCAGGCAACTGCGCGGCACCTCGGTGAACCAGATACCGGGCGCGGCCAGGACCTTGGTCACGGCGGGCACCGGCGTTCCTACATCCGGGTTGATCCTGGGCGCGGACGGCTGA
- a CDS encoding MaoC family dehydratase, producing MKAGDELPPLTIPITRTLIVAGAVASRDYQDVHHDAELAKEKGSPDIFMNILTTNGLVGRYITDCFGEHAVLRKVAIRLGAPNYPGDTMVLSGSVTSVDGGTALVRVIGANGIGNHVTGTVTVTVPATLPEGDA from the coding sequence GTGAAAGCCGGTGACGAACTTCCGCCGCTCACCATCCCCATCACCCGCACTCTGATCGTCGCAGGAGCTGTCGCCTCCCGCGACTACCAGGATGTGCACCACGATGCGGAGCTCGCGAAGGAGAAGGGCTCCCCGGACATCTTCATGAACATCCTGACCACCAACGGACTCGTCGGCCGGTACATCACCGACTGCTTCGGCGAGCATGCGGTGCTCCGCAAGGTCGCCATCCGGCTGGGGGCACCCAACTACCCCGGAGACACGATGGTGTTGAGCGGATCCGTCACCTCCGTCGACGGCGGTACGGCGCTTGTGCGGGTCATAGGGGCCAACGGCATCGGCAACCACGTCACCGGCACCGTGACAGTGACTGTGCCTGCGACCCTTCCGGAGGGTGACGCATGA